Proteins from one Amycolatopsis benzoatilytica AK 16/65 genomic window:
- a CDS encoding AAA family ATPase, whose translation MALFGRELERKQLAELIDGIGQRGGALVVRGEAGIGKSALLADASAALAMAQLRVLTAVGTESERHLPYAGLHQLLYPLRREADGLPAAQRDALRTALGLSDGEPPQPYLVGLAVLNLVAENPLVLIVEDAHWLDSASRDVLAFVARRLDSEPVLLLLTERDDAPSAFTGLPSLTLPRLPDAPAGELLDAIAPALPGPERSRILAEAAGNPLALKEMPHSGTGRLEQLFADRAAALPAATRRCLLIAALNDSTSLPEALKAAAADLEVLAPAASLVEAGPADVVFRHPLMRSAIANAATAAQRRAAHHALAGTLAGQPERRVWHRAAAAVGTDEAVAEELDAAAGSARRRGGVAAAIAALEQAARLSENQRRRADRLLFAAELAVDSGQRETVDRLLAEAAAVTLTPRQRALATWLPTGFDDGVREGVAGPGELADLAAKVAADGDLDLAIRIFWGSAMRCFWVEPGAADRERLIAVADRLPVPADDPRMVAIAAYLDPLRRGDTVIAALRHLDRSGAVPQVLRFLASAAMQVGAFDLAARFAAGAQPGLRAEGRLGLLARTLGVQAYSLARLGDLPAASVAAEEAGQLGHETRQPYVSGLARAVQAEIAALRGDYSQAEKLAAEAEAVGLAAGARPVLATVQLTRGLVALGQGRHADAVTALLRVHDPADPAYQFGLRCYLLAELAEAAVHADRVDEGQKLMQSLETARTTSPALHSGLRYARAVLSSSEENFRTALEADLTGWPLERGRVQLAYGEWLRRQRRAAESRPLLRAAKETFDALGVLAWSERAARELRATGETVASAAERDRYTDLTAHELNIARLAAEGLTNREIGQQLYLSHRTVSTHLHRIFPKLGITSRTELRDALDR comes from the coding sequence ATGGCCCTCTTCGGACGTGAGCTGGAACGCAAGCAGCTGGCGGAGTTGATCGACGGAATCGGCCAGCGCGGCGGCGCACTGGTCGTCCGCGGCGAAGCGGGCATCGGCAAGAGCGCGCTGCTCGCCGACGCTTCGGCGGCGCTGGCGATGGCTCAGCTGCGAGTGCTCACCGCCGTCGGTACGGAGTCCGAGCGCCACCTCCCCTACGCCGGGTTGCATCAACTGCTCTACCCGCTCCGCCGGGAGGCGGACGGTCTTCCCGCCGCTCAGCGGGATGCGCTGCGAACCGCCCTCGGCCTCAGCGACGGCGAGCCGCCGCAGCCGTATCTCGTCGGCCTGGCGGTGCTGAATCTGGTCGCGGAGAACCCGCTCGTCCTGATCGTCGAGGACGCGCACTGGCTGGACTCCGCCAGCCGGGACGTCCTGGCCTTCGTCGCGCGCCGGCTGGACTCGGAACCGGTTTTGCTGCTGCTGACCGAGCGCGACGACGCGCCGTCCGCTTTCACCGGTCTGCCTTCGCTGACGCTTCCCCGCCTTCCGGACGCGCCCGCGGGCGAGCTGCTGGACGCGATCGCGCCGGCACTGCCCGGACCGGAGCGATCTCGGATCCTGGCCGAGGCAGCCGGGAATCCGCTGGCGCTGAAGGAAATGCCCCACTCCGGCACCGGGCGGCTGGAGCAGCTGTTCGCCGACCGGGCCGCCGCGTTGCCAGCCGCCACGCGGCGCTGCCTGCTCATCGCCGCACTCAACGACAGCACCTCGCTGCCGGAAGCGCTCAAGGCGGCCGCCGCCGACCTCGAGGTGCTGGCTCCGGCCGCCTCGCTGGTCGAGGCGGGGCCGGCGGACGTGGTCTTCCGGCACCCGCTGATGCGGTCCGCGATCGCGAACGCGGCCACCGCGGCGCAGCGCCGAGCGGCGCATCACGCGTTAGCCGGAACCCTTGCCGGACAACCGGAACGCCGGGTTTGGCACCGTGCCGCGGCGGCTGTCGGCACCGATGAAGCGGTGGCGGAAGAACTCGACGCCGCAGCCGGATCGGCGCGCCGCCGGGGTGGCGTCGCGGCTGCGATCGCGGCGCTGGAACAAGCGGCGCGGTTGAGCGAAAACCAGAGACGCCGCGCGGATCGGCTGCTGTTCGCGGCCGAGCTGGCCGTCGATTCGGGGCAGCGCGAAACGGTAGATCGGCTGCTCGCCGAAGCCGCCGCAGTCACGCTCACGCCTCGGCAACGCGCGCTCGCGACCTGGCTCCCGACCGGCTTCGACGACGGCGTCCGCGAGGGCGTCGCCGGTCCGGGCGAGCTGGCCGACCTCGCGGCGAAAGTGGCCGCGGACGGCGACCTGGACCTGGCCATCCGGATCTTCTGGGGTTCTGCGATGCGGTGCTTCTGGGTCGAACCCGGGGCAGCGGACCGGGAACGGCTGATCGCGGTGGCCGACCGGCTGCCGGTTCCCGCCGACGATCCGCGCATGGTCGCCATCGCCGCGTATCTCGACCCGCTTCGGCGCGGGGACACCGTGATCGCCGCACTGCGCCATCTCGATCGGTCTGGTGCCGTTCCGCAGGTACTGCGTTTTCTTGCCAGCGCGGCGATGCAGGTCGGCGCGTTCGATCTGGCCGCCCGGTTCGCCGCCGGAGCACAACCCGGATTGCGCGCCGAAGGCCGTCTCGGGTTGCTCGCACGGACGCTCGGCGTGCAGGCGTATAGCCTGGCGCGGCTGGGTGACCTCCCGGCAGCATCGGTGGCTGCGGAAGAGGCCGGGCAACTAGGGCACGAGACCCGGCAGCCATACGTCTCCGGACTGGCGCGGGCGGTGCAGGCGGAGATCGCCGCACTGCGCGGGGACTACTCGCAGGCGGAAAAGCTTGCCGCGGAAGCGGAAGCGGTGGGGCTTGCCGCCGGGGCACGCCCGGTGCTGGCCACCGTGCAGCTGACCCGCGGTCTCGTCGCACTCGGCCAAGGCAGGCACGCGGACGCGGTAACCGCTCTGCTGCGGGTCCACGATCCAGCCGATCCGGCGTACCAGTTCGGGTTGCGCTGCTACCTCCTCGCCGAGCTGGCGGAAGCGGCAGTGCACGCGGACCGGGTCGACGAGGGCCAGAAACTGATGCAGAGCCTGGAAACCGCCCGGACGACTTCCCCCGCGCTCCACAGTGGACTGCGCTATGCCCGAGCCGTGCTGTCCTCTTCGGAGGAGAACTTCCGGACCGCGTTGGAAGCCGACCTCACCGGCTGGCCCCTCGAACGCGGGCGGGTGCAACTGGCCTACGGCGAATGGCTGCGGCGGCAACGACGGGCCGCCGAGTCGCGGCCGCTGCTGCGAGCGGCGAAGGAAACGTTCGACGCGCTGGGCGTGCTCGCGTGGAGCGAACGGGCCGCGCGAGAGCTTCGCGCGACCGGCGAGACCGTCGCCTCGGCGGCGGAGCGCGACCGGTATACCGATCTCACCGCACACGAGCTGAACATCGCGCGGCTGGCCGCCGAAGGGCTGACCAACCGGGAGATCGGGCAGCAGCTCTACCTCTCGCACCGGACGGTGAGCACGCACCTGCACCGGATCTTCCCGAAGCTGGGAATCACCTCCCGAACCGAGCTGCGGGACGCACTGGACCGGTGA
- a CDS encoding thioester domain-containing protein encodes MHGRSILVRGGAATIAAAAALMIAAPASFADDTPQARSGAAAGTVVHGGASGYGVNMVGGKDALQTTLFNLQLADGGISKMYCVQVDVSTTFGEEMTEHAWNDYPDPKSPFRKNNKNINWVLHHSYPSEDPASIEKTLTGKGVTLHDGLSAKEALTATQAAIWHYSDARDLDTKNPLAGGPADDAADVVALYDYLTGDANTGIDETKPALSITPAKATGEAGSKIGPFTVATSGSVTDFTSKLPEGVKVVGENGEEIKSSAVKNGTKLFLDVPKDAKPGTAELAVKAVGDVNTGRLFVAKDYANHPAQSLIVAQSQKSAVQAAAVGSWSESAPVTTAPASTAPAGGNSGQTPLANTGVNAALPIGIGAALVIAGGAMLLVVRRRRNA; translated from the coding sequence ATGCACGGCAGGTCGATTCTGGTACGGGGAGGGGCCGCGACCATCGCCGCGGCTGCGGCGCTGATGATCGCCGCACCGGCCTCGTTCGCTGACGACACTCCGCAGGCGCGCAGCGGCGCGGCTGCGGGCACGGTGGTGCACGGCGGCGCTTCGGGTTACGGCGTCAACATGGTCGGCGGCAAGGACGCGCTGCAGACGACGCTGTTCAACCTGCAGCTGGCCGATGGCGGCATTTCGAAGATGTACTGCGTGCAGGTCGACGTCAGCACGACGTTCGGCGAAGAGATGACCGAGCACGCGTGGAACGACTACCCCGACCCGAAGTCGCCGTTCCGCAAGAACAACAAGAACATCAACTGGGTGCTGCACCACAGCTACCCGTCCGAGGACCCCGCGTCCATCGAGAAGACGCTGACCGGCAAGGGCGTCACGCTGCACGACGGCCTGTCCGCGAAGGAAGCGCTGACCGCGACCCAGGCCGCGATCTGGCACTACAGCGACGCGCGTGACCTCGACACGAAGAACCCGCTCGCCGGCGGCCCCGCCGACGACGCGGCCGACGTGGTCGCCCTCTACGACTACCTGACCGGCGACGCCAACACCGGCATCGACGAGACGAAGCCGGCGCTGAGCATCACCCCGGCGAAGGCGACCGGCGAGGCCGGCTCGAAGATCGGTCCGTTCACTGTCGCCACCAGCGGCAGCGTCACCGACTTCACGAGCAAGCTGCCCGAAGGCGTCAAGGTCGTCGGCGAGAACGGCGAGGAGATCAAGTCCTCGGCGGTCAAGAATGGCACGAAGCTGTTCCTGGACGTCCCGAAGGACGCCAAGCCGGGCACCGCAGAACTGGCCGTGAAGGCGGTCGGAGACGTCAACACCGGTCGCCTGTTCGTGGCGAAGGACTACGCGAACCACCCGGCGCAGTCGCTGATCGTCGCGCAGTCGCAGAAGAGCGCGGTCCAGGCCGCCGCGGTCGGCTCCTGGAGCGAGTCGGCTCCGGTCACCACGGCCCCGGCATCGACGGCTCCGGCCGGCGGCAACTCGGGCCAGACTCCGCTGGCCAACACCGGTGTGAACGCGGCGCTCCCGATCGGGATCGGGGCGGCCCTGGTCATCGCCGGCGGCGCGATGCTGCTGGTCGTCCGGCGTCGTCGCAACGCCTGA
- a CDS encoding LCP family protein, whose product MRRKTSGALRVAQVALAVVSVLVLGGTAYAWSTLHRLTDGLNRSDVISGDASSPLDEQNILMVGLDTRTDAQGNPLPQDVLDQLHAGGADDGGDTTDTMIVVHIPAGGGNITAFSIPRDSYVQLPDKFGKHKINSAYTYGQTAAKNKLKAQGESGAQLENDSAQAGAKTAIETVQELTGLKITHYAAVNLAGFYYVSQAVGGVPVCLKQPVRDSYSGADFKAGPQNVSGAQALQFVRQRHGLLNGDLDRIKRQQVFMASMAKTILSAGTLANPGKLDDLIGAVKKAVVVDTNWDLLGFAQQLHGVNAGDINFVTVPVVSITLKTPNDGDAVQVDPKQIQQFVRAQTGGAQSAPSSSSSSAPPSSASGDPALASYVVDVRNSSGVDGLANRVSDKLTAAGYQRGTVTNSSTRRTSTVYYGRGTREQAQQLAEKLGGVEIAQDTTLDKNHFRVYLGQKYTDDSSLHPASAPVAPTQGAPVQAAGPDAAPDITADGVTCVN is encoded by the coding sequence ATGCGTCGTAAGACCTCCGGTGCGCTTCGCGTCGCCCAGGTAGCCCTGGCCGTCGTGTCAGTGCTCGTCCTGGGCGGCACCGCGTACGCCTGGTCGACGCTGCACCGGCTCACCGACGGCCTGAACCGGTCCGACGTGATCAGCGGCGACGCGAGCTCGCCGCTGGACGAGCAGAACATCCTGATGGTCGGCCTCGACACGCGCACCGACGCGCAGGGCAATCCGCTGCCGCAGGACGTGCTGGACCAGCTCCACGCGGGCGGCGCGGACGACGGGGGCGACACCACCGACACGATGATCGTGGTGCACATCCCGGCCGGCGGCGGGAACATCACCGCCTTCTCCATCCCGCGCGACTCGTACGTGCAGCTGCCGGACAAGTTCGGCAAGCACAAGATCAACTCGGCTTACACCTACGGCCAGACGGCGGCGAAGAACAAGCTGAAGGCACAGGGCGAATCGGGCGCCCAGCTGGAGAACGACTCGGCACAGGCCGGCGCGAAGACCGCGATCGAGACCGTCCAGGAGCTCACCGGCCTCAAGATCACCCACTACGCGGCGGTCAACCTGGCCGGCTTCTACTACGTGAGCCAGGCCGTCGGCGGCGTGCCGGTGTGCCTCAAGCAGCCGGTGCGCGACTCCTACTCGGGCGCGGACTTCAAGGCCGGGCCGCAGAACGTGTCCGGCGCGCAGGCGCTGCAGTTCGTCCGGCAACGGCACGGCCTGCTCAACGGCGACCTGGACCGGATCAAGCGGCAGCAGGTGTTCATGGCCAGCATGGCCAAGACCATCCTGTCCGCGGGCACCTTGGCCAACCCGGGGAAGCTGGACGATCTGATCGGCGCGGTGAAGAAAGCCGTCGTCGTCGACACCAACTGGGACCTGCTCGGTTTCGCCCAGCAGCTGCACGGGGTGAACGCGGGCGACATCAACTTCGTCACCGTGCCGGTCGTGAGCATCACGCTCAAGACCCCGAACGACGGCGACGCCGTGCAGGTGGACCCGAAGCAGATCCAGCAGTTCGTCCGCGCGCAGACCGGCGGCGCCCAGTCCGCTCCCTCGTCGTCTTCGTCCAGCGCGCCGCCCTCGTCGGCTTCCGGCGATCCGGCACTGGCGTCCTATGTGGTCGACGTGCGCAACTCGTCCGGAGTGGACGGACTCGCCAACCGGGTGTCCGACAAGCTCACGGCGGCCGGCTACCAGCGCGGCACGGTGACCAACAGCAGCACCCGGCGCACCTCGACCGTCTACTACGGACGCGGGACGCGCGAGCAGGCGCAGCAGCTCGCCGAGAAGCTCGGCGGAGTGGAGATCGCGCAGGACACCACGCTGGACAAGAACCACTTCCGGGTCTACCTCGGCCAGAAGTACACCGACGACTCCAGCCTGCACCCGGCCTCCGCACCGGTCGCCCCGACGCAGGGCGCCCCGGTGCAGGCCGCCGGGCCGGACGCGGCTCCGGACATCACCGCGGACGGGGTAACCTGCGTCAACTAG
- a CDS encoding 2-hydroxyacid dehydrogenase, with product MTARVLVPWSDISVPVGLDAMVWDGRGAPPDGLSDVEFYVLPYDQGAEPAKLISQLPSLRAVQTLSAGYDNLLALVPEGVRLANGRGLHDLSVAEHTLALILASQRYFPRWFAQQRSGSWDRAHTRSLADCRVLLVGYGSIGQAIERYLVAGEAEVVRVASTAREGVHGIAELPELLPAADIVVLVLPDTPQTRGLFGAEQLALLPDSALVVNVGRGTAVDTAALTAEVAAGRLRAALDVVDPEPLPAEHPLWTLDGAIVTPHIAGGSDSFYPRAKRLAERQLAHYAKGEPLENVVN from the coding sequence ATGACTGCGCGGGTACTGGTTCCCTGGTCTGACATTTCGGTTCCCGTCGGGTTGGATGCGATGGTGTGGGACGGCCGGGGCGCGCCGCCGGACGGCCTGTCCGACGTCGAGTTCTACGTCCTGCCTTACGACCAGGGCGCGGAGCCGGCCAAATTGATCTCGCAGTTGCCGTCGTTGCGTGCGGTGCAGACGCTATCGGCTGGGTACGACAATCTGCTCGCGCTCGTTCCGGAGGGGGTCCGGCTGGCGAACGGCCGGGGCCTGCACGACCTGAGCGTCGCCGAGCACACGTTGGCGCTGATCCTTGCCTCGCAACGGTATTTCCCGCGTTGGTTCGCGCAGCAACGGAGCGGTTCATGGGACCGGGCGCACACCCGCTCGCTGGCGGACTGCCGGGTTCTGCTGGTCGGCTACGGTTCGATCGGACAGGCGATCGAGCGGTACCTGGTCGCCGGCGAGGCCGAGGTGGTGCGTGTCGCGAGCACGGCGCGAGAGGGCGTGCACGGCATCGCCGAGCTGCCGGAACTGTTGCCTGCGGCCGACATCGTCGTGCTGGTGCTCCCCGACACTCCGCAGACGCGCGGGCTTTTCGGAGCGGAGCAGCTCGCGCTGCTGCCGGACTCCGCGTTGGTGGTGAACGTTGGCCGGGGCACCGCGGTGGACACGGCCGCACTCACCGCCGAGGTCGCGGCCGGGCGGTTGCGCGCCGCACTCGACGTCGTGGATCCGGAGCCGCTGCCCGCCGAACATCCATTGTGGACTCTTGACGGGGCGATCGTCACCCCGCACATCGCGGGCGGTTCGGATTCGTTCTACCCGCGCGCGAAGCGGCTGGCGGAGCGGCAGCTCGCGCACTATGCCAAGGGCGAGCCGCTGGAGAACGTCGTCAACTGA
- a CDS encoding M56 family metallopeptidase, giving the protein MNLDLLAPLLLPLASWPVARWVAPRLSPRLGSWLLTGSALVLAVGSTATLAVLAAAGLAQLPLVGELGDFSAVAFRGADAVNLPLAIVSGLALVAAATALTRTAIQYVRWHRKVHAELDLHTREAGIVLLPGEEPVAFAVAGNGGRIAVSSGMLAVLEPQERRALLAHERAHLRLRHHVFAAVVTVATTVNPVLRPLGSAARFSLERWADEAAADRVGDRKLVATAVAKAALAGNHRPSLALAATGGPVPQRVRALLTAPSAGTRRRPLAAIAVAVVLGACAWSAVCTLDAATDLHSGIETAQAACLVVPQGADLVPAHPALGHHHRECAER; this is encoded by the coding sequence GTGAACCTCGACCTGCTCGCTCCGCTGCTGCTGCCGCTCGCCTCCTGGCCGGTGGCGCGCTGGGTCGCGCCCCGCCTGTCGCCGCGACTGGGCAGCTGGCTGCTCACCGGCTCCGCGCTGGTGCTGGCCGTCGGCAGCACCGCGACGCTCGCCGTGCTCGCCGCCGCGGGCTTGGCGCAGCTGCCGCTGGTCGGCGAACTCGGCGACTTCTCCGCGGTCGCGTTCCGCGGCGCGGACGCGGTGAACCTGCCGCTGGCGATCGTCAGCGGGCTCGCGCTGGTCGCGGCCGCGACAGCGTTGACCCGCACGGCGATCCAGTACGTCCGCTGGCACCGGAAGGTGCACGCTGAGCTGGATCTGCACACGCGCGAGGCGGGCATCGTACTGTTGCCCGGAGAGGAGCCGGTCGCGTTCGCGGTCGCCGGGAACGGCGGTCGGATCGCCGTGTCCAGCGGCATGCTCGCCGTGCTGGAGCCCCAAGAACGCCGGGCGCTGCTGGCCCACGAGCGCGCGCACCTGAGGCTGCGGCATCACGTTTTCGCCGCCGTCGTCACGGTCGCGACCACCGTCAACCCGGTGCTGCGCCCACTCGGCTCAGCAGCCCGCTTCTCGCTGGAACGCTGGGCGGACGAAGCCGCCGCGGACCGGGTCGGCGACCGGAAACTCGTCGCCACCGCAGTCGCGAAGGCCGCACTGGCCGGCAACCACCGGCCCTCGCTCGCGCTCGCCGCGACCGGCGGGCCAGTTCCGCAACGCGTGCGCGCCCTGCTGACCGCGCCGTCAGCGGGTACGCGCCGCCGCCCGCTCGCCGCGATTGCTGTCGCGGTCGTTCTCGGCGCCTGCGCCTGGTCCGCCGTCTGCACTCTGGACGCGGCCACCGACCTGCACTCCGGCATCGAGACGGCGCAGGCCGCCTGCTTGGTGGTCCCGCAGGGGGCCGACCTGGTACCCGCGCATCCGGCACTCGGACACCACCACCGGGAGTGCGCCGAGCGCTGA
- a CDS encoding DedA family protein — MGSLLDPKLLLATFGPLGVFAVMFAETGLLVGFFLPGDSLLFTAGVLAASAKLHLSLPVVIVAAAAGALLGAQTGYVLGKRGGSALLTRVRNKHLHQGVARGSELLTRYGLGKAVVLARFIPVVRTVLNPLAGIAGMPAARFALWQVLGGLLWTVGVTLAGYALGASVPNIDTYLLPIIALVVLASLSPLLIEFVRSRRSAAR, encoded by the coding sequence ATGGGGAGCCTGCTTGACCCGAAATTGCTGCTGGCGACGTTCGGTCCGCTCGGCGTTTTCGCGGTGATGTTCGCCGAGACCGGCCTGCTCGTAGGGTTCTTCCTGCCCGGCGACTCGCTGCTGTTCACAGCGGGCGTGCTCGCCGCGTCGGCCAAGCTGCACCTCTCGCTGCCGGTGGTCATCGTCGCCGCGGCTGCGGGCGCGCTGCTCGGCGCGCAGACTGGCTATGTGCTCGGAAAACGCGGCGGCAGCGCATTGCTCACGCGGGTGCGCAACAAACACCTGCACCAGGGCGTCGCGCGCGGTTCAGAACTGCTCACCCGGTACGGACTGGGCAAGGCGGTGGTGCTGGCGCGGTTCATTCCGGTCGTCCGCACCGTGCTGAACCCGCTCGCCGGCATCGCCGGGATGCCCGCCGCGCGGTTCGCGCTGTGGCAGGTGCTCGGCGGTTTGCTCTGGACGGTCGGGGTCACCCTCGCCGGGTACGCGCTGGGCGCGTCGGTGCCGAACATCGACACCTATCTGCTGCCGATCATCGCCCTGGTGGTGTTGGCGTCGCTGAGCCCGCTGCTGATCG
- a CDS encoding glycosyltransferase, producing the protein MARVLIVSARVGAGHDGAAKELDRWFAGRGAEVVRADFLDLLPGRTGELLCGAYHQQLNTVPRSWDWLLSALGTPVLAGAARRFAGLATPRLRELLAEDTDVVVSTYPLATHAVARLRRSGELTAPLVVYLTDPSVHRLCVSSEASLTVAPNETAARQAEALGAPRTLVSRPLVAPAFRPCTSLTERMRLRLEFGLPRDGALALVVAGSWGVGQIGQTAADLLATGQVEPVVVCGRNEALAERLREAGHRHVFGWVDRMPELMRACTVVVQNAGGLTTSEALATGLPVLTYRCLPGHGRANAAVLHDDGIVPWVRSPQDLTEALEWLLRRPVEVAG; encoded by the coding sequence ATGGCCCGCGTGCTGATCGTGTCCGCCCGGGTGGGGGCCGGCCACGACGGTGCCGCCAAGGAGCTGGACCGGTGGTTCGCCGGCCGCGGCGCCGAGGTGGTCCGCGCCGATTTCCTGGATCTGCTGCCAGGCCGCACCGGTGAGCTGCTCTGCGGCGCGTATCACCAGCAGCTCAACACCGTGCCGCGCAGCTGGGACTGGCTGCTCAGCGCGCTGGGCACGCCCGTGCTGGCCGGTGCCGCCCGCCGGTTCGCCGGCCTCGCGACGCCCCGGCTGCGGGAACTGCTCGCCGAGGACACCGACGTCGTCGTCTCGACCTACCCGCTGGCCACGCACGCGGTCGCCCGGCTGCGCCGCTCCGGCGAGCTGACCGCGCCGTTGGTCGTCTACCTCACCGATCCGTCGGTCCACCGGCTTTGCGTGAGCTCGGAAGCATCGCTCACCGTCGCGCCCAACGAAACCGCCGCCCGTCAGGCCGAAGCGCTCGGCGCACCGCGCACGCTGGTCTCGCGTCCGCTGGTCGCTCCTGCCTTCCGGCCGTGCACCAGCCTGACCGAACGGATGCGGCTGCGGCTCGAATTCGGTCTGCCCCGAGACGGCGCGCTCGCTCTGGTCGTGGCCGGCTCCTGGGGTGTCGGCCAGATCGGCCAGACCGCCGCCGACCTGCTCGCGACCGGCCAGGTCGAGCCGGTGGTGGTGTGCGGGCGGAACGAGGCGCTGGCCGAACGGCTGCGCGAGGCCGGGCACCGGCACGTGTTCGGCTGGGTCGACCGGATGCCCGAGCTGATGCGCGCGTGCACCGTCGTAGTCCAGAACGCGGGCGGACTGACCACGTCGGAAGCACTCGCGACCGGGCTGCCGGTGCTCACCTATCGCTGCCTGCCGGGACACGGCCGGGCCAACGCGGCGGTGCTGCACGACGACGGGATCGTGCCGTGGGTCCGCTCGCCGCAGGACCTGACGGAGGCACTGGAGTGGCTGTTGCGCCGTCCGGTCGAGGTGGCCGGATGA
- a CDS encoding alpha/beta fold hydrolase, with amino-acid sequence MISRRRFTQAVAAGMASAGLAACSAQTAAAPPPAPAGHLSFGPLKQVKTGLLNQGYAEAGPADGPVVILLHGWPYDIHSYVDVAPRLAQDGYRVIVPYLRGYGTTTFLSGATMRNGQQSAVASDIIALMDALKIQKAVLGGFDWGSRTAAVLAALWPERVKAQVLVSGYLITNVEAQKQPLPPAAELGWWYQYYFATDRGVLGYTRNRDEFNKLIWKTVSPRWAFDDATYQRTAQSFANPDHVAIVVHNYRWRLGLAAGEAQYDKLEQKLFTGPILPQPTITLSSDFDGAAADGKAYRGKFSGKYDHRVLTGIGHNVPQEAPAEFARAVRDADRL; translated from the coding sequence ATGATCAGCAGGAGACGGTTTACGCAGGCGGTCGCAGCGGGGATGGCTTCGGCCGGGCTCGCCGCGTGCTCCGCGCAGACGGCGGCGGCCCCACCGCCCGCTCCGGCCGGGCACCTCTCGTTCGGGCCGCTGAAGCAGGTCAAGACCGGGTTGCTGAACCAGGGCTACGCCGAAGCCGGCCCAGCGGACGGTCCGGTGGTGATCCTGCTGCACGGGTGGCCCTACGACATCCACAGCTACGTCGACGTCGCGCCGCGGCTCGCACAGGACGGGTACCGGGTGATCGTGCCCTACCTGCGCGGATACGGGACCACGACGTTCCTGTCCGGTGCGACGATGCGCAACGGGCAGCAGTCCGCGGTGGCCTCGGACATCATCGCGCTGATGGACGCGCTGAAGATCCAGAAAGCGGTGCTCGGCGGGTTCGACTGGGGCTCGCGGACCGCCGCGGTGCTTGCCGCGCTGTGGCCGGAGCGGGTCAAAGCGCAGGTGCTGGTCAGCGGATACCTGATCACCAATGTCGAGGCGCAGAAGCAGCCGTTGCCGCCCGCCGCGGAGCTGGGCTGGTGGTATCAGTACTACTTCGCTACCGACCGGGGCGTGCTGGGCTACACGCGGAACCGGGACGAGTTCAACAAACTGATCTGGAAGACCGTCTCGCCGCGCTGGGCGTTCGACGACGCTACCTACCAGCGGACCGCCCAGTCGTTCGCCAACCCCGACCACGTGGCGATCGTGGTGCACAACTACCGGTGGCGCCTCGGATTGGCGGCCGGCGAGGCGCAGTACGACAAGCTGGAGCAGAAGCTGTTCACCGGCCCGATACTGCCGCAGCCGACCATCACGCTCAGCAGCGATTTCGACGGCGCGGCGGCGGACGGGAAGGCGTATCGGGGGAAGTTCTCCGGAAAGTACGACCACCGGGTGCTGACCGGGATCGGGCACAACGTGCCGCAAGAAGCGCCTGCCGAGTTCGCGCGCGCCGTACGGGACGCGGATCGGCTTTGA
- a CDS encoding BlaI/MecI/CopY family transcriptional regulator, whose amino-acid sequence MRKGEGTRRAPGELEAEVLAVLWESGEPMSAADVQKRLGDGLAYTTVVTILSRLFEKGVATREKQGRSFTYRAADDEPGLAARRMSKVLDAEADRSSVLARFVSNLSESDERVLRDLLRNGG is encoded by the coding sequence ATGCGGAAAGGCGAGGGGACCCGGCGTGCGCCCGGCGAGCTGGAGGCCGAGGTGCTGGCGGTGCTGTGGGAATCCGGCGAGCCGATGTCGGCGGCCGACGTGCAAAAGCGGCTCGGCGACGGACTGGCCTACACGACCGTGGTCACCATCCTGTCCCGGCTGTTCGAGAAGGGCGTGGCCACCCGGGAGAAGCAGGGCCGCTCGTTCACCTATCGCGCCGCCGACGACGAGCCCGGGCTCGCCGCGCGCCGGATGAGCAAGGTGCTCGACGCGGAAGCGGACCGGTCGAGCGTGCTCGCCCGGTTCGTGTCGAACCTTTCCGAATCGGACGAGCGCGTACTGCGCGACCTTCTGCGCAACGGCGGCTGA